The region TGAAGATTTCATGATACCATAgcactttaaaaaggaaaacagggatttttgcccccccccccttttttttttgagattggcgctcactgtatagccctggctgccttggaagccactatgtagatcaggctggcccttgagctcacaaagatccaccttcttctgcctcccaagtactgggattacaagtgttcaCCAAATTGCCAGGATTTAAGCTTTACATTATTTACTtacaagaaaagacaggaaagattGCCTTAACTTggatacacatgaaaataaaatacggCTAATTAACCAAAGATATCTGACAGCCCAGGATTTGtgttggtcttttctttcttgagagctggaggatgggttattaagttccaggccaggctgagctgcacagtaagactctgtctctaaatcaacaaacaacaaaccaaaccaccacaacaaaagccaaagatgctttttttgtttttgtttctcgagacagggtttctctgtgtagccttggctgtcctggactcactttatagaccaggctggcctgggacccacacagagatctgcctgcctctgcgccctgagtgctgggattccaggtgtgcggcaccacgcccagcttctaaAGATGCTTCATAATGTAAGTAAAAACCTAACAAACCTATCTATGGTTTTATTTAAGGTAAAATTAGTTACTTTTGACagtacattttatataatatactaaAAATTATGGGGGAGGGATACATAGAGGAAATAGTGAACATGGTTCCTAAGTATACTTACTTTTCAACAATTGACTTGGTCTGATCTCGGGCAATCCCAACATAGTGGTCGATCTGcgtctttaagaaagaaaggaaggatgactCAGTTGTGCAACAAAGGGGCCAAGAATTTTCTTGAAGGCCTTTTTCATACAATTTATTTTGGCAATAGTCTCCCTCTCTGAAAATGCACTGTTCTCCTGTTTAGTGCAACCATTAAAAACTTCActatttattattctaaaaaataaaaatgatgtccAGTTTTTCAAAGAGTTACAAACTTTTGTTCTCAATTTAAAcaatacttcaaaataaaaattactcatCATTTGTAGAGGTAGAACTtatatagtgttttttttttttttttttttgttttttgagacagggtttctctgtgtagtcttggctggcctggactcactttgtagaccaggctggcctcgaactcacagtgatccacctgcctctgcttcctgagtgctgggatttaaggcgtgcatCACATGTAGTGTTTTCTTTAGCAACACTGAAGTATATTTTCTGAGTACCAGAAACTGCAGATTTAATCTATATTCTATACTTGTGATGTGTTATGGCTCCTGGGCATGATTAGCTCATTTAATACTAAGAAGccaaaaatatttcttgtttatatgtatgtatgtttgtgcatacatgtatgagtgtgcatgtgataTAAGGTTTCTCTTCAATTGCTCTATGTGTTGTTATTAATTAACTAGCTAATTAActtaaagatagggtctcatgtagactAAGTTGGCCCCCAACTTACTATGAAGACAAAGTTGAACccgaacttgtgatcttcctgagTGTATTTTTCTGTGGGTGCTTGAGATGTGAACTTAGGTactcatgcttgtgtgacaagcatTTTATCAAAGGAGCCAGCTCCCTGGGTCTCCCCAAAGGTATTCTAGTAAGATAACTAATCTAGATGTTTGCCCACAAAGCAAACATCTGGTCACACTGACATTTCCTTGAAGCGCAGTTTAGGTTTTAGAAGCTGAGCTCTTACTGCAGTGCATCTTTTGCCTTCCTGTTTGGAATGGATAACTCATCTCCACGACACAGAACATCTACCCCAGGCCTCCAGGCTCTCTTGCTTTCCTTAAACTGAATTGAAGCCAGTCGCCATTACTCAGCATATCTGCTTCCAGACAAATGCCTACCTTATATTTCTCGTAGACAATTGGGACGCTGAAAACAAGCAGCTCAGCTGTAAGACAGAATCCAGACATGACAAGTGCAAATGTGAGATTCAAACAGCAAACATTTCCTCATGAAGtacagaaaacaaccaaaaagagaCTGACTATGCGGTGCTAGGGCTCaaaacccagggccctgtgcacactaggcaagtactttaccaactaagctacaccccagccctgtactttattttatttttgtttttcgagacagggtttctttgtgtacccttggctgtcctggacttactttgtcgactaagctggccttgaactcacattgatctgcctgactctgcctcccaagtgctgggattacagacatgcgctaccatgcccagctctactttattttttaagacagttcagtctctcattgaacctagaacTCACTTATTTGGTTAGAATGGTTGGCCAACAAGCACTCTCTCAACTGAGGAGAGCCAGGAGAGAGCAGATCAGGGTAGTGTTAAAAACTCCAAACAGGCTGCTTTCTTTGTACAAACTACAAAAGTGGTATCCAAAAGCAAAGTCCCCATATTTAAACCAAagttaaatgtttctttatttacaattgttttgaaatttccttGTGAGACCATTTAATAAATTCATAGCCACAAGTGAAGGTTGCTCTAATACCTAGCCCACTCTCCAGACACCACAGACTGACTATGTGGAAGATGTGGTCATGCCGTGTGTGCATGCTcttgaggcaagcactctatcccTGGgataagtttttttgtttgtcttattgaGGGTCTCATATATCCTAGAGGGGCTGAGAACTCATTATCAAGTGTGACATGACATTGAAGTCCtggtcctcctgtttccatctgcctagtgctaggattataggtgtgtaccattaTGCCTGGCTTCCCCAGcccttttgaaattttttatttattttattttttagtttttagttttttgagacagggtttctctgtgtagccttggctgtcctgaactcactttgtagaccaggctggccttgaattcacagagatccacctgcctctgcctccccgtgctgggattaaaggtatgtgccaccaccgctccgccaaaatttttattttgagacaggtttgaTCGTCCTACCTCCGCTTCATGAACAGCTGTGATATTTGGCTCAGCATTTACACTTAAGTCTTACAGACTATTTCAAGAAATAAGCACATGGACATATTCTGTCACCTTACCAAGAATCAAAAGGGTGATTCCATTGAAAACAGCACCAACGTAGGTCATCAGCCACATGAAGACAGCCAGCTGCGAAGGCCAACGTCAGAGGGTTAAATGAGAATAAAGACAACACAGAGGTCAGCTAACTAGGTCTGCATCCATACATTGATGCATGGCGCAGATCCCCTACTTGCAGCCAGTAAGAGAATAGTAAGTGCAGGGTGCCGAGCTGTGACTGCCGTCCAACGCTGCTCTCCAGAGGGAGGTGGCAGCTTTCTCTGTTGATACTTATTTCCTTGTTTACAGGCTTTCTCTTGTCTGATAAAACCCTGATTGTCCCACTTTTACCTTGGAATCATGCCTACCCCAGCAACTAACCTTCAAAGAGTCAACCAGGTCTTCTACCAGAAAGAGGCGAATGATGAGTTTGAGGGCCCTGTTGATGTGCACCATTGCAGCGTTCATGTAGTTGTGGAAAGCTTCTGAGGAGAGTGTAATGTCCACATCCAGGTAGGCCCTTGCgaggaagaaaacataaacagTCACGCATGTGACACACAAGGGGAAAATCTTCTACAGCACAGTGGTGCTGTACAGATTCTAGAAATCTGTGGGGGACACAGCTGCTTTTTACTGGGTAAAAGCCAACATGCCAGTTGTCTACGTAGGGCTCTCATGTACAATGAGGAACTATCTGGAGTGTATACATCAAAATATACTGTGGGAATGTAGACTGGATAGCTGaggacttgcctagcatgcatgagatcctgtgttcaatcctcagtattataaaacaaacaagcaaaaacctaaaattcagccgggtgtggtagcgcatgcctttaatctcagcacttgggagtcagaagcagtCGGATCaccgagtttgaggccaacctggtctaccaagtgagttcaggacagccagggctacacagagaaaccctgtctcgaaaaaccaaaaaccaaaaaacaaaacaaaacaaccaaacaaacaaaaacaaccaaccaaccaaacaaaaaccacaaaattcagttgtgtgtgtatgtatatttatgtggacgtcagagaacaaccttgggtgtcatttctcTGGCAATGTACAccttttgtaaaaaataaatttacttatttgttccCCACTGGCCTGGAATCCACTAAGCAGGCTAAACCAGCTGGCTGCTTGTTTAAGCCCCAGAGACCTGCTTGTCTCCTCCTTCTTAGTACAAGTGAACACCATTCTAACTTTCCAAGTacactgtttgtgtgtgtatgcatgcatgcatacatggctCCCATAGGCTAGTAGGCAGTGGCAGTactaggaggtatggccttgttggagaaagtgtgtcactggggatgggctttgagggttcagaggctcaagccaggtccagtggctcatactctctctgcctgctgcctgctgatccagatatagaactctcagctacctcttgGAATACCATGTtggcctgcaggctgccatgcttcctaccataaTACTGGACTAAATCTCTCAattgtaagccagtcccaatgaaatgttttcctctataagAGATGTCACGATTATGTTGTTGTCTATTCACAGCAAGAGGACATTGACTAaaactgtgtgtttgtttgagcaCACTatggtgcacatgtagaggttGCTTGTGGCAGCTGGTTCTATGTTGGTCCTTAGGACTGGACTCAAGACTGTCAAACTTGGAGATAAACACCTTTCCCTACTGAGCATCTTGCTGGCTAACCCCTGTCTTAGTAAGTTCCACAACacccaaagctacatagagagatcttgtttcaaacaatcaccaccaaaacaaaaactaaaagaaaataaaagggctgggattatagctctcagtggtagagcacttgccttatATGTGTAAGGTCCCAGGTTCCatccctaatttaaaaaaaagggggagtcgagggagaaaagggaagattGAGCAGAGTAGAGACCATGAATATGGTAGGGCTGGAAACCACACAACACACTGTTCTGTTCTTGgaagttgagattttttttttagaaaatggaGGTGGGGGGATGCAGGCAGGGAAAGGGTCTCAACTACATAGCCCTGGATTACCCAGAACTTatacccagatctgcctgccttggcctcccaaatgctgcaattacaagcatgcgccaccacaccttgtGCTCATAACCTGCTCATTCACTCCCACtgatactactactactaatcaTCTACTGACTGTCGGCTTTGAAGACACTCCGAGGAGCTCAGATTCCTGGAAGATCAGAAGAGTGAGAGGCATtgagttcttcttcttcctgtttattAAGAAAGTACTTTCAAACATAAAGGTTTTAAACACTGGCTGTTTCCAGGTGTGGAAGCAGACAGatagatttctgtaagtttgaggctagccaggtctacataagtgagttccaggccagccagggtgacgcagtgagaccttgtcttaataaaacaataaaccaaccaaccaaacaaacaaaacctagatGTTGCAATGAATATAATTTGGTAAAAAGATTTTATAAATTCACAGAAATGACACAAAGGAGGACTATTATTAAGACATCTGAGCTTATAAAATGTATTCACTCACTCAGTCAACAACTACTGgttcattaaaattaatttacagtAGAATTTTAAGGATACACATAGGACTTAAGTTATCCCTTTGATTTCTATCAACAGAAAGTACAAGCCCTAGGATGGAGCCAGCAACTATTCCAGAAAGCTCGTAGCAGCGGCTCTGTGACAACGGGATAAAGGGCTTATAAAAGCTAAAGCTCAAATACAAATTTTTATGGGCAAAGAATTTCAGCAGCACAAACACGACGAACCTTTTGTTAAAGTTACAGCATATCCAGAAAGGCATTGAAATCTGTCTCCAGattagggctggcaagatggctcaatgcttaagaaactgtttgctcttccagaagatctgagtttgagcctataatcccagccgtcagggaggcagaggcaggtggaatgttgtgagttcgaggctagcctggtctacaaagcaagtctagtacagccaaggctacacagaaaccctgcttgaaaaaaacaaaaacaaaaacaacaaaaagggggTGTGGGGGCGGAGAGATATTCATTagttgaggacctgggttcaattcccagcactcacatggcagctcacaactatctgtaactccaagatctgacacccttacacagacatacaggcaggttaaacaccaatgtacataaaataaaggtaaataaattatttaaacaaaacaaacaaaacaaaaagctgggtgtggtggcacacgccttattacagcaattgggaggcagaagcaggtggatctcttgagttcaaggccagcttgtctacagagagagttccaggacagccaaggctacacagagaaacccagtctagaaccaccaccaccaccaccaccaccaccaccacccaacccagaagacctgagttcaattcccagcacttccAGCAGCTTACAACCCgtaactatagttccagggggccagatgccctcttttggcctgcaaggacaccacacacatatgttgcacagacatatatgcaggcaaaacacccacatatataaacaatgtattttaaaaatgtatgtatgtatgtatgtatgtacatgagtgttctatttgcatgtgtgcctgcatgacagaagagggcatcagatctcattatagatggttgtaagccacaatggggttgctgggaactgaactcaggacctctagaagtcagtgctctcaactgctgagctatctccccagcctcataaacaatattttaaaggttaaaaataattgCCCTCAGACCCAGAGAATCTGCACTAGAACTAACATAAGTCAGAAATAAAACTCAGAATAAAACAGAGTAAACTGGTTCCAGAACTAGGATTTCAAAGCTGTTTTTGGCTATTACCATATAGGGCTGAAATATGGACACAAGGCTGACTGAGGGCTCTCCTGGGCAAGCTGCTCCATGCCCTGCTCACTACTGACAGTGACCTTTAGCCTGAAAGGTGAGGCTCTAATTAGTTAGAAGTTCTCAGTCAGgctgtgctggcacatgcctttagttccagcacttgggaggtagagttcaagtccagcttggtctacagagtgagttcctggacagccagagaaaccctgtctcaaaaaaacaaaacaaaacaaaggttcTCTGATACTAATTTGATCACTTGTTAGGGTGGCTGCAAGGTTCTTAGGGGCTGCATCAATCAACTGCAAAGGGCAGGTTAGCATTTCAGACCTGAGCATCTCAGCACACTCACTTGAAGGGGTGGCCTTCTTCCGACTTCTGCACAGCTTGAATGACAGACTTGTAGACTCTGAAGCTGATGGTGACAGAGAGAAGAGCCAGGATGAGGTAAGAGACCACACTGATGACACTGAAAGCTGCTAGAGAGAGCAGCATGATCAGCGTGGTACCAAAGACAAACCCAGTCTTCTTCACATCTCGCCAGAAAATCAGATCGCGCACTGccaacagagaggaaaaagaagttaGAGAAGCCAGGACCACCCTTCCTGTGCTGAGCTTTACTGATGGAACCGCTTATCTCCCTATCATCCTAGTTTCCTAAGAGCTGGAACTGCAGGCCCGTGACATACACCTggccatactgtttttatttattcttgaaacaa is a window of Acomys russatus chromosome 5, mAcoRus1.1, whole genome shotgun sequence DNA encoding:
- the Rtn3 gene encoding reticulon-3 isoform X3, giving the protein MAESSAATQSPSVSSSSSGAEPSALGGGGSPGACPALGPKSCGSSCADSFVSSSSSQPVSIFSTSQVRDLIFWRDVKKTGFVFGTTLIMLLSLAAFSVISVVSYLILALLSVTISFRVYKSVIQAVQKSEEGHPFKAYLDVDITLSSEAFHNYMNAAMVHINRALKLIIRLFLVEDLVDSLKLAVFMWLMTYVGAVFNGITLLILAELLVFSVPIVYEKYKTQIDHYVGIARDQTKSIVEKIQAKLPGIAKKKAE
- the Rtn3 gene encoding reticulon-3 isoform X4, with amino-acid sequence MAESSAATQSPSVSSSSSGAEPSALGGGGSPGACPALGPKSCGSSCAVRDLIFWRDVKKTGFVFGTTLIMLLSLAAFSVISVVSYLILALLSVTISFRVYKSVIQAVQKSEEGHPFKAYLDVDITLSSEAFHNYMNAAMVHINRALKLIIRLFLVEDLVDSLKLAVFMWLMTYVGAVFNGITLLILAELLVFSVPIVYEKYKTQIDHYVGIARDQTKSIVEKIQAKLPGIAKKKAE